CGCTCGACGCGGTGCTCGAAGGCGTGGCCGACTGCCTGTGCGGCGACTACTCGCCCGCCGCGCTGCTGCCCTCGGTGCTGCGCCTGCCCGAACTGGCCGGCATCGGCCTGCACGAGGCCGTGGCGCTGGTGACCGCCAACCCGGCACGGGCGGCCGGGCTGCACGACCGCGGTCGCATCGCCAGTGGCCTGCGCGCCGACCTCATCGCGGTGAAGGCGCTGGGCGGCCTGCCGCAGGCCGAGTACGTGTGGGTGCACGGTGCCCCGGCGCTGAGCGCGCACTTCGACCACGCCTGAGGCGGCTTGCCTGGAGACTGCCATGTCCGCACGATTGATCTATGTGGTCGGCCCTTCGGGCAGCGGCAAGGACAGCCTGCTGCGCTATGCCCGCGAGAAGCTGGCCGACGACCCCGGCGTGGTGTTCGCGCACCGCTACATCACCCGGCCCGCCGACGCCGGTGGCGAGAACCATGTCGCGCTGACCCCCGCCGAGTTCGCCAGTCGCCTGCGCAATCGGCTGTTCGCGCTGGCCTGGGAGAGCCACGGCCACGCCTACGGCATCGGCATCGAGATCAACCAGTGGCTGGCCAAGGGCGCCTCGGTGGTGGTCAACGGCTCGCGCGAGTACCTGGGCGAGGCCGGCCGGCGCTTCCCGGAACTGCTGGCGGTGCGCATCGAGGTGCCCACCGAGGTGCTGCGGTCGCGCCTGCTGGCGCGGGGTCGCGAGGATGCAGCGTCGGTCGAGCAGCGGCTGGAACGGCATCGCCGCATGCAGGCTGTTCCTCAGCAGACCACACAGTCGGCCTGCGCGGGCCATGTGATCACCAACGACGGACCACTGGAACGCGCCGGGGACCTGCTGGTGGCTCTGGTGCGCCAGCACGCCGGGCAGCCGCTGTGCGCGTGACCTTCCTGGGTACCGGCGCGGCCGGCGGCGTGCCGCTGTACGGCTGCACTTGCGTGGCCTGCGAACGGGCGGCCCGCGACCCGAGCCGGATGCGGCGTCCGTGCAGCGCCCTGATCGAGCACGCGGGCACCCGGGTGCTGGTCGACGCCGGGCTGACAGACCTGCACGAGCGCTTTGTGCCGGGCGCGCTCGACGCCATCGTGCTGACGCACTTCCACCCCGACCACGTGCAGGGCCTGTTTCATCTGCGGTGGGGGCGCGGTGCGCCGATCCCGGTGCACGCGCCGCCCGACGCCGAGGGCTGCGCCGACCTGTACAAACATCCGGGCCTGCTGGACTTCCAGCGCCTGGCCAAATTGGAGCCGCAACGCATCGGGGCCCTGAGCTTCACGCCCTTGCCCCTGGTGCACTCCAAGCCGACCTTCGGTTATGCCGTGCAGGCCGAGGACGGGGCCCGGTTCGCCTACCTGACCGATACGCTGGGCCTGCCGCCCCAGACCGAGACGTTCCTGCAGGCCTGGCAGGCCGACGGGCTGGCGCTCGACTGCAGTTTCCCGCCGCAGGAGGCGCCGCCGCGCGGCCACAACGACTGGCCGATGGCGCTGGACACGATCGAGCGCGTGGCCCCGCGCCGGGCGTGGCTGACGCACATCGGCCATGCCCTCGATGCGTGGATGATGCAGACGAATCCGGCTCTGGCCGGGAATGTGTCGGTGGCGCGGGATGGGGAACAGATCGAGCTGGGCCGCGGGCAGCCGCTCGGCCACCCATGACCGACGGCTTCGCGGTCGTTGCCATCGGCTTGTCCGTGCTGATGCACGTGACCTGGAACCTGATCGCCCGCCACCAGCCGCGTGACGCCGAGCCCTTGTGGTGGGTGCTGCTGGGCCATCTGGTCCTGGTCGCGCCGTGGGGCGTCGTCCGGTTCGTCATCGATGCCCAGTGGAGCGTCCACCTGCTGGCCCTTCTGCTGACCTCGGCAGCGGCCAACGTGCTGTACTTCCACGGGCTGCACCGGGCCTACCAGCACGCGCCGGTGGCCTACGTGTACCCGCTGGTGCGCAGCTCGCCGCTGCTGATCGCCGCCTGGAGCCTGCTCTTCTTCGGCGAGTCGCTGGGGGCGCTGGCGTGGATCGGCATCGCCATCAGCGTTGTGGGCCTGGTGCTGATGGCCCGCACGGCGCGCGGCAGCGACGAGGGGCGGGCGCTGCCCTGGACCTTGCTGGCCATGCTGGCGACCAGCGTGTATTCGCTCTCGGACAAGGCCGCCACCGCGCACATCGCCGGCTTCGGTGGCATCCTCGGCTACCTCAGCGTCGGCTACCTCGCGGCCTGGCTGGCCATGAGCTGGCGGCTTCGGCGCAGCACGGGGCGCTGGATACCCAAGGCCCGACCGCGCGCATCGGTGCTGCTGGTGGGCAGCGTGTGCGTGGGCACGGCCTATGCCCTGGTGATCCACGCCATGCGAACGCTGCCGGCCGCCGAGGTCGTGGCCTACACGAATGCCGGCATCGTGCTGGCGACCGTGATGTCGATGGTCGTGTTCCAGGAGCGGGTCCAGTGGCAGCAGCGGGCGGTGGCTGCCGGCGTGGTCTGCGCCGGACTGGCGTTCATCGGGGTGGGGCGGACGCTGTAGGGCGGGGCTCGTTGGTGACTGCGCGTCCCAGGGCAGACTTCAGCCTTCCGGCGCCAGTTCGTCGGCCGCCTGGTCGGCCCTGCGCCAGTCCCGCGGCGCCACGCCGTAGCGTTGCTTGAAGGCCTTGGACAATGCCGTCGCGCTGCCATACCCCACCGCGTCGGCCACGCCCTTCAGCAATCCTCCGGCGCGCAGTTCGGACATCGCCAGGGTCAGCCTAAATCCGGCAGTTACCCTGTCGCCGGCAGCCCCAGCGGGCCAGGTTCTTGAGCTGCTCCGCAGCAGCCTTGACGTGCTGCAACGCCATGCCGATGTTGGTGATCAGCCGCTTGAGCACTTGGGACCGGCCGTGCAGCGGCGTCAGGTACAGCGTGGTCTGGTTGGCATGGCTGGCCGCTTTGCCCACCGCCGCCAGCAGCAGCGGCCGGCTGGTGATGGCTTCCAGCCGGCCCGTCGGGTGCGCCGCCCGGCAGTACCAACTCCACCACTTGTAGACCAGCGCGCAGGCCCGAGCCACGGTCTGGCAGCGGTTGATGTCCTGCGTGGTGAAGCCCCCGAGCCCCCACTGGTTCTTCAGCTCGTCGAAGGCGTTCCCCGCGTCTGCCCGATCGCGGTAGATCTGCCCGATCGACTCCAGCGGGTAGGCCACGTCGGTCACCAGCACCGCGTACTCCCAGAGCTTGTCGCCCTCGTGTACGCTCGGGCCCGCCAGAGTTCGAGTCACGCACCGACCCTGGGCCTGTCGTCCGCGCCGGGCTCTGCAGCGCTCGGTCACGACCTGCGCGACGAAGTCCCGTAGGCTTTCCTGGCAGCGCTGCGCACGCTCTTCGCATGGGTGCGCGCGCTGCCTCGCGCGCCGCCGCTCCTCTCCTGATCGACCGAACACGGCTTGGCACAGGGTCGCTTCGACCCTTCGCCAGGCAAGTCGTCGTGCCGGACGCCTGTCCGGGCACTGTGGAGCGTTGGTGAAGACGATCGGTGGCGGCCTTGGTGGGCTGTGTCTTGGTCAGCACCACGCGTTGGGCGCGGTAGCCGGCGTAGCACGCACGCCGTGGCCGGACCCGACAGCGCGTGCCCATGGCGCGGTCCACCTCGGCCAGCAGGGCCACGTCGGCGCTCGTGTAGCGCCGCGCAAAGCCTGCTCCGGGGCGCGGTACTGCTTAACCAGCGGCTTGCCGCCAGCCCAGCGCGAGACCAGCCGGGTGACCTGCGCACGGTTGTAGCCGCTCAGGCGCTGCAAGTAGGCCAACACCGGCGCGCGGTCCTCGCGCAGCAGCTGGCGGTAGTCAAAGCGCCGCAGTACGGCGTCGATCCAGCTGCAGCGCCCCGCGTGTCGTCTTCGGCGCGCCGGAACTCCAGCGTCTGCGTCCCCTCCAGCACCTGCCGCACCTGCTCCACGGTGCGCACTTGCGCTTCGTTCATGTCGATCACCATCGCTTCGATGATCGACGCGCTGCGCCGGCTGCCCCTCAGCCGCCCAACCGCCGCAGCCAGAACCCCTCCAGGCTCATACCTCGTTGGACAAGACTGCTGCTCGCACCGCGTGATCCGCTTGTGCTACGATGAAATTACGTTGGTGC
This portion of the Methylibium petroleiphilum PM1 genome encodes:
- the phnP gene encoding phosphonate metabolism protein PhnP, which produces MRVTFLGTGAAGGVPLYGCTCVACERAARDPSRMRRPCSALIEHAGTRVLVDAGLTDLHERFVPGALDAIVLTHFHPDHVQGLFHLRWGRGAPIPVHAPPDAEGCADLYKHPGLLDFQRLAKLEPQRIGALSFTPLPLVHSKPTFGYAVQAEDGARFAYLTDTLGLPPQTETFLQAWQADGLALDCSFPPQEAPPRGHNDWPMALDTIERVAPRRAWLTHIGHALDAWMMQTNPALAGNVSVARDGEQIELGRGQPLGHP
- the phnN gene encoding phosphonate metabolism protein/1,5-bisphosphokinase (PRPP-forming) PhnN, translated to MSARLIYVVGPSGSGKDSLLRYAREKLADDPGVVFAHRYITRPADAGGENHVALTPAEFASRLRNRLFALAWESHGHAYGIGIEINQWLAKGASVVVNGSREYLGEAGRRFPELLAVRIEVPTEVLRSRLLARGREDAASVEQRLERHRRMQAVPQQTTQSACAGHVITNDGPLERAGDLLVALVRQHAGQPLCA
- a CDS encoding EamA family transporter, whose protein sequence is MTDGFAVVAIGLSVLMHVTWNLIARHQPRDAEPLWWVLLGHLVLVAPWGVVRFVIDAQWSVHLLALLLTSAAANVLYFHGLHRAYQHAPVAYVYPLVRSSPLLIAAWSLLFFGESLGALAWIGIAISVVGLVLMARTARGSDEGRALPWTLLAMLATSVYSLSDKAATAHIAGFGGILGYLSVGYLAAWLAMSWRLRRSTGRWIPKARPRASVLLVGSVCVGTAYALVIHAMRTLPAAEVVAYTNAGIVLATVMSMVVFQERVQWQQRAVAAGVVCAGLAFIGVGRTL
- a CDS encoding AraC family transcriptional regulator: MSELRAGGLLKGVADAVGYGSATALSKAFKQRYGVAPRDWRRADQAADELAPEG